One part of the Homo sapiens chromosome 19, GRCh38.p14 Primary Assembly genome encodes these proteins:
- the GEMIN7 gene encoding gem-associated protein 7 translates to MQTPVNIPVPVLRLPRGPDGFSRGFAPDGRRAPLRPEVPEIQECPIAQESLESQEQRARAALRERYLRSLLAMVGHQVSFTLHEGVRVAAHFGATDLDVANFYVSQLQTPIGVQAEALLRCSDIISYTFKP, encoded by the coding sequence ATGCAAACTCCAGTGAACATTCCCGTGCCTGTGCTCCGGCTGCCCCGGGGCCCTGATGGCTTCAGCCGTGGCTTTGCCCCTGATGGACGCAGAGCCCCCTTGAGGCCAGAGGTTCCTGAAATCCAGGAGTGTCCCATAGCTCAAGAATCCCTGGAATCCCAGGAGCAGCGGGCACGAGCCGCCCTTCGGGAGCGTTACCTCCGCAGCCTGCTGGCCATGGTGGGTCATCAGGTGAGCTTCACGTTGCACGAGGGTGTGCGTGTGGCCGCCCACTTTGGAGCCACCGACCTGGATGTGGCCAACTTCTACGTGTCACAGCTGCAGACTCCCATAGGTGTGCAAGCAGAGGCGCTGCTCCGATGTAGTGACATTATTTCATATACCTTCAAGCCATAA